The sequence AAGAGAAAGACGCACAGCGAGATCGTCCAGCGACGCCCGATCTTGTCGGCCAATGCGCCCAGGAAGATGGCGCCGAACATCATCCCAAACAGCGCCGAGCTGGCCATAAATCCGGCGGTCGCAGCCTGCACGCCCATCTCTTTCATGATGGCTGGAAGCGCCGCTCCAGCGACCGCCAAGTCGTAGCCGTCAAGGATGATGACCAGAAAGCACCAGGCCAGCACCTTGGCGTGGAAGCGGTTGAACTTGGCCTTGTCGGCTAGTTCGTGAACGTTGATCTCTCGCATCGGTCTCGTCTCCTTCATTTCGGTATGAATGCATCGGAACCACGGCCAGGGACCCACTGCGCAGGCACTCTCATGCGAGACACAAGCGGCCTGAACAGACCTGCACGCGGCCCATCGTTTTCACGACGGCGGCATCTTCGCAGAACTTATCATATACATCAATATCTTGATGTATATGCAGCGACAAAACAGGGGTTTACACTAGTTTTTTGGAAATATTGTTATGAGATATGCAATGATGCATACATAATGACGTAGACGCGCGCCCCATTGTCAGCGGAACGGGGTAGCTACAACCGTTGGGTTTGAAGCGCGCACCCGCCACCCCTACCTCGTCCGATCAGCATGAAAGCCGTAGTCATCCGTCAATTCAGCGAAGACCCTCGCATCCATCGCGTCGAAGAGGTGACCGACCCAGTTGTCGGCCCCGACGACGTCCTGATCAGCGTCAAGGCCGCGTCGATCAACTTCCCCGATCTCCTGGTGATGAGCGGGAAATACCAAGTCCTGCCTGAGCCGCCCTTCATCCCTGGGAAGGATGCGGCGGGGATCGTGGAGGCGGTCGGTGCGAACGTGAGCTCACTCAAGAGCGGGGACCACGTCGTGGCGCAGGTGGAAAACGGCTGCTTTGCAAGTCGTCTGTCCGTTCCGCAGGCGAGCGCGCACAAGATTCCGACCGAAATGCCCTTCGTCGATGCGGCTGCGATGGGCCTCGTGTACCAGACGGCGTTCTTTGCGCTCACTGATCGCGGCGGCTTCCGCAAAGGCGAGACCGTACTGATCAGTGGCGCCGCCGGAGGCGTCGGCCTGGCCGCCGTGCAGATCGCCAAGGGGCTTGGTGCCAAAGTCCTCGCAGGCGTGACTTCGGAAGCCCAGGCGGAAGCGGTGCGCCAATCCGGAGCCGACGAGGTGATCGACCTGTCCGTCCCCAACCTTCCCGAGTCCGTTCGCGCACAAGTGCATCGCGCTACAGACGGCAAAGGTGCCGACGTATTTCTGGACCCCGTGGGTGGCGACGTGTTCGATGCGTGCATTCGACAGCTCGCTCGGCGCGGCCGGGCCGTGATCATCGGATTTGCCGCCGGCAAGATTCCGGTGATCAAGGGCTCCTACCTGCTGCTCAAGAACATCTCCGTCGCCGGCATGCAGTGGACGGACTATCCGATGCACTCGCCCGAGCTCGTCGCAGAGGCCCAGGCGAAGCTCAACCAACTCTACCAGCAGGGGTTCGTGCGCCCGCGCGTCATGCAAACGTTCCCTCTCGAATCCTTCGCTGACGCAGCGGCCCGGCTCGCGTCAAGAGGGGTGATCGGGAAGCTCGTCCTCACCATCCGATAGGACGGTTCCCCTCAAAGCAAGCCGGACACACGGCCCTCGCCGACAGCCGTCTGGCACAACATTCATGCAGGAACATATATGGGTGCCACGATTTTTACCCGCATCATTCAGCGCGAGATTCCCGCTGCCATCGTCTATGAAGACGATTTAACGATCGCTTTCATGGACGCAGGCCAGGTCAACCCCGGCCATGTGATTGTGGCCACCAAGGCGCAGGTCGAGACAATTCTCGATCTCGACGACGAGACAGCTGGCGCGCTGTTCCGGACGGCAACACGCATCGCCCGCGCCGTCGAAGCTGCCTTCCATCCGGACGGCATCACCGTGCTGCAGACGAACAAGCCAGCAGGTTGGCAGACGGTTCCGCATGTGCATCTGCACGTGCTGCCGCGCCAGCACGGTGATGGCGTGACATTGGGATGGCCACGCAAGGAGCCGTCGTTGACAGAACTGCAGTCATTGGCCTCCCGGCTGACTGGCTTTGTATAGCGCCAAGCAGCCGCAAACCCCATCGCGGATGTTCCGACGCAAGGCAAGTCGAACACCGTGAGCCATGCCGCACCGAGGATGATTTTTGAATTGATCGCCTATGCCGTCATCGGAAACCACCTTTGTTGATGCCTCGGCCAGGTTTCGGCAAGGCATTCTTGGCCGCTGCCGGTTGAGCCGGGCAAGACCAAAGCCAGCGAGGACAACATGGCCGTAGCGGATCCATCGAGCCCCTACAACTGGTCGCTGGGTGAGTTGCATGCTTTCTGCCTCATCTGCGAGTCCCGAAATCTGAGCCAGGTCGCCCTGCGGCTGGACATGAGCCAGTCCGCCGTTTCACTCATGGTGCGGCGCTGGCGCGACGTGGTGGGAGACCCGCTTTTCGTGCGGTCTCGCTATGGGGTGGCCCCGACCGATACAGCCCTCGCCCTGTACAAAAGGATCCAGCCGCTTCTTGAAGGCCTGAGACAGGCGCTCGTCCAGCCGACGGGTTTCGACCCCGCAAGATCGACGCGGGTCTTCAAGCTCCATATGTCCGACATCGGCCAACTGGTGTTTCTCCCGGAACTCCACGGGCACCTCAATCGCAAGGCACCGGGTGTTCGCCTTGCCATTCAGTCGCTTCGGTGGGAGGAAGTCGAGAACGGACTGGCCTCGGGAGCTGTCGACATCGCCATGGGTTCACTACCCATGATCAAGGGCAGAGTGCATGCCCGCACCGTGCGCAAGGACCGGTTCTTCACCATCATGCGCCGCGAGCACCACATGGCGCAGCGCAAGCTTGATCTGGCCAAGTTCGCCGAGGCAGAGCACCTGGTCATCGATGCGGCGAGCAGCGGGCATGCCCTGGTGGAGGGCGTGCTCCGCTCCAAAGGGGTGTTCCGCCGTATCGGATTGAGTGTGCCGCACTACCTGGCAGCCGAAAGCCTGCTGACCAAGAGCGACTACTTGCTGACGCTGCCCGAAGGCGGCCTGTCCATCATTCAACACCTCGACAGATTCCACGTGACCCCTACACCGCTCCAACTGCCCACCTTCGACATCCGCGTTCACTGGCATGAGAGAAGCCGCAGCGATGCAGGAATCCAATGGCTGCGCGATTCGATCATGGAGCTCTTTTCCAAGGGCTAGCCGCAAGGATGAAGACAGGAAGAAGCCCGCGGGTTTGGCAGACCTGCGGGCGGAGTGCTTCAGCCGATCCGTTCCATCCAGCCATGCGTGTCGGGAGCACGCCCCTGCTGGATATCGAGCAGGGCCGATTTCAAGCGGCTCGCCACCGGCCCCACATCACCGTCGCCAACCGTGAAGTTGTGCTGGCGTCCTTTCACGGTGCCGATCGGCGTCACCACGGCAGCCGTGCCGCAGGCAAACGCTTCGGTCAGGCGGCCGCTTTGGGCATCTGCCTGCCACTGGTCAATGGCATAGGGCTCTTCACGCACGGTCATTCCCATGTCGCCCGCCAGCACCATCAAGGACTCGCGCGTGATGCCGGGCAGGATCGTGCCGGTCAGGGGCGGAGTCTGGATCGATCCGTCGTTGAAGACAAAGAAGATATTCATCGCGCCCAGCTCCTCCACCCAGCACCGATCGACGGCATCGAGGAACACCACCTGGTCGCAGCCCTGGCGGGCCGCTTCCGCCTGCGCGGCCAGGCTCGCGGCATAGTTGCCGCCGCATTTGGCATCGCCGGTTCCGCCGGGCCCGGCACGGGTGAAGTCCTCGGAAACCCATACCGTCACGGCAGATGAGCCCGCCTTGAAGTAGGAGCCCACAGGCGACGCGATGGCGCAATACAGATACTCGGCCGAAGGCTTCATGCCCACCAACACCTCGGTGGCGATCATGAAAGGCCGCAGATAGAGTGCCGCGCCATCCGCCGCCGGGATCCAGTCGCGGTCGATACGCACCAGTTCCCGCACGGACTCCAGGAACAGGGATTCCGGCAGCGGCGCCATCGCCAGCCGGTTCGCGGAATTGCGAAAGCGGCGGGCATTGGCGTCGGGGCGGAACAGCGCCACGCTACCGTCTGGCTGGCGATAGGCCTTCATGCCCTCGAAGATTTCCTGAGCGTAGTGAAAGACCAGCGACGCCGGATCGAAGTTGAAGCCACCGCGCGGCTCAATCTTGGCGTCGTGCCAGCCGCGTTCCGCCGAGTACCGAGCGGTCGCCATGTGATCGCTGAACTGGCGCCCGAACGCCGGATTCTCCAGCAGCTTCGCGCGCACCTCTGGCGCAGTCGGCGACAGACTTCTCTCGATCGAAACCTTCAAATCGGCATCGTTGCCCATTTTTTACTCCTTGTGTAAACCCCAAACTCAACGGTCAGAAAATCCTGACCAACTCTTCGTGGCACTGGATGGCGAAGTGGCAAGCCGAGGCCGCGGCCATTGGCATTGGAGGACGCCCATTCGGCCTTTCAGAGAATCCCGTGCCAAAGCATTGCCACCCAGGGTGCCGCCCCTATCCACCCAGATAGGCTTGCTTAATGCGGTCATTGGTGAGCAGATTCCTGCCGGTGTCAGCGAGAACGACGCGCCCGGTTTCCAGCACGTAGCCCCGATCGGCCACTTGCAGTGCCTTGTTGGCGTTCTGCTCGACCAGAAAGACCGTGACCCCTTCTTCCCGGATCGTGCGGATGATGTCGAAGATCTGCGCAATGACCAGCGGCGCCAGACCCAACGTGGGTTCGTCCAGCAGCAGCAGACGTGGACGGCTCATCAGGGCGCGGCCGATCGCCAGCATCTGCTGCTCGCCGCCTGACATCGTTCCGGCGCGCTGAGCCGAACGCTCGCGCAGCCGCGGAAAGAGCTTGAACACATGCTCGATCCCGGCCTCGATTTCATGGCGATCGGCGAAGAAGCCGCCCATCTTCAGGTTGTCCACCACGGTCAGACTGGGAAACACCCGCCTGCCCTCCGGCGAGATCGCCATGCCCATGCGCATGATGTCGTGGGTGTTGCGGTTGGTAATGTCCCGCCCCTCGAACAGCACGCGCCCGCTGCTGGCGCGCGGGGAACCGCACACCGTCATCATCAGCGTCGTCTTGCCCGCGCCATTGCTGCCGATCAGGGTGACGATCTCCCCCTTCTTGACCTCGATCGATACCCCGGAAAGTGCCTCGATGGCGCCATAGTGGGTGTGGATTTTCTCCAGCTTTAGCATCACTCCTCCCCCAGGTAGGCCTTGATCACGCGCGGGTCGTTCCGCACCTCTTCGGGCCTGGCTGTGACGATTGGCCGCCCGTGCTCCATCACGAGAATGCGGTCGGAGACGCCCATGACCAGCCCCATGTCGTGTTCGATCAGCAGCACGGAGATCCCGAACTCGTGGCGCAGCCGCTTGATCAGGTGCTGGAGCTCGAGCTTTTCCTGCGGGTTCAGGCCCGCCGCGGGCTCGTCCAGCAACAGCAGCCGGGGTTTGGTGATCATGCAGCGGGCGATTTCCAGGCGGCGCTGGTGGCCGTAGGAGAGCGTCCCGGCCTCGCGATTGGCGACCTCGGTCAACTCCATCCGATCCAGCCATTGCGCGGCACGCACCAGCGCCTCCCGCTCGGCGCGGCGGTATGCGGGCGTCGCCAGCAACCCATGCAGCAGCCCCGTCTTGACCTGCAGATGCTGCGCGACCATCAGGTTTTCCACGACCGTCAGACGCTTGAACAGGCGGATGTTCTGGAAGGTGCGCACCAGGCCCTTGCGTGCCACGAGGTGGCTGGGCAGCCCTGCGATGCGGTGGCCATCCAGGATCACGTCCCCGCCGGTCGGCTTGTAGAACCCGCCGACGCAGTTGAACACCGTGGTCTTGCCCGCACCGTTCGGCCCGATGATGGCGAAGACCTCGTTGCGGCGGACCTGGAAGTCGATGCCGTTGACCGCCATCAGGCCACCAAAGCGCATCTGCAAGCCGGAGACTGTGAGCAATTCGGAAGATGCAATGGCAGTCATCGCGGCAACTCCAGATGGGGGCGGCTGGTGGGCAGCAGCCCTTGGGGGCGCCAGATCATCATCAGGATCATCACCAGGCCAAAGATCAGCATGCGGTACTCCGCAAACTCGCGCGTGAGTTCCGGCAGCACCGTCAGCAGAATGGCCGCCAGCGCCACGCCGAGCTGCGAGCCCATGCCGCCGAGCACAACGACCGCGAGGATCAACGCCGACTCGATGAAGGTGAAGGACTCGGGATTGACCAGCCCTTGGCGTGCCGCGAAGAAGGCGCCGCCGATGCCCGCGAAGGAAGCGCCCAGCGTGAAGGCCGACAGCTTCACGCGGGTCGGGCTCAGGCCCAGCGAGCGGCAGGCGATCTCATCCTCGCGCAGCGCCTCCCAGGCCCGGCCCATCGGCATGCGGATCAACCGGCTGGTGACGAAGAGCGTGAAGCCCACCAGCAACAGCGCCAGCAAGTACAGGAAGAGCACCATGTGGTCCCCTCTGTAGGTCAGGCCCAGCAGTTCATGGAAGGTCTGCGCGCCTGCCGTCTTAGCGGCGCGCGCAATCTCGAACCCGAAGGCCGTCGGCTTGGGGATGCCCGAGATGCCATCGGGACCGCCTGTCACGCTGGTGAGATTATTCAGCAACAGCCGGATGATCTCGCCAAAGCCCAAGGTGACGATGGCCAGATAGTCGCCGCGCAGGCGCAGCACCGGAAATCCGAGCAGGAAGCCGAATGTGGCCGACATCGCCGCCGCGATCGGGAGGCACTCCCAGAAACTCAATCCGAAATACTGGTTGAGCAACGCATAGGTGTATCCGCCGACGGCGTAGAAGCCCACGTAGCCCAGATCGAGCAGCCCGGCGAAGCCCACCACGATGTTCAGGCCCAGGCCCAAGATCACGTAGATCAGCGCCAGCGTGGCGATGTCGAGCGCCCCGCGCGAGCCGAAGAACGACCACGCGAACCCCGCCAGCAGCAAGAACCAGATCGCCACGCGCTGCTGATGCGGCCCCGGCATCGGAATGGCTGGCAGCCGCACGACGCCGCGCGCGCCTGCCAGCATCGGCTTGCACAACTGGAACAGGAACACCACGATCACGGCAATCCACACGGGACGCCAGTGCGGCTCCAGGACCATCTTGTACCCGTCGAGCTTGAGTTGGAGCCCAAGCGCCGGGATGGTCAACACCGCGGTCAACAGGGCCGCGATCGCCGCGTCCTTGAGGACGGCGGGGAACGGCGACGCTTTCATTGCAATGGCTTGTGTCATGTCGTCCTCACACTTTCTCCACATCCGGCTTGCCCAGCAGGCCGGTCGGCCGGAACAGCAATACGAGAACGAGCAGGCTGAATGCCACCACGTCCTTGTATTCCGCAGGCATGTAGCCGGTCGCGAACGTTTCCGCCAACCCCAGCACAATGCCGCCCAGCATGGCACCGGGAATGCTGCCGATACCGCCCAGCACCGCGGCCGTGAAGGCCTTGATGCCAGCGATGAAACCGATGAAGGGGTTGAGCTTGCCGATGGTCAGCCCGATCAGCACCCCGCCCACGGCGGCGAGAATGGCCCCGAGCACGAAGGTGAAAGAGATCACCTTGTTGGTGTCGATGCCCAGCAGATTGGCCATGCGCATATCCTCGGCGCAGGCACGGCAGGCGCGCCCCGTGCGCGAACGCGCGATGAACAGCGTCAGCAGGATCATCAGCGCCACGGTCACGCCCACGATGAGCAAGCGTGCGTAGGGCACGGTGACGGTGAAGTCCCCGCCCATGTCCAGCTCCAGTGCGCCAGACACCAGCACAGGCACGGAAACGTCCCGCGCGCCTTGCGCGATCTGCATGTAGTTCTGCAGGAAGATGGACATGCCAATCGCCGAGATCAGCGGCACCAGCCTCGGCCCGCCCCGCAAGGGGCGGTAAGCCACGCGCTCGACGACAAAGCCGTACGTGCCGGTGACCACCACCGACACCAGCAGCGCTGCGCCGAGCACCAGCGGCAGCGGATAGCCCGCCTGCGTCCCGATGGCGGTGAGCGTGACCAGACCGAGATACGCACCGATCATGTAGATCTCGCCGTGGGCGAAGTTGATCATGCCGATGATCCCGTACACCATGGTGTAGCCGATGGCGATCAGCGCATAGATAGAGCCCAGCGTCAGGCCATTGACCAGTTGCTGGGTGAATTGGGGAAGGAAGTCGCTCATCCAGGATGCCTCGCAACAAGAGCGTTCAAAGCAGGCCGGCAGCATCCGATCCTTGAACCGGACGCCGGCCTAGCCACGTGCTGCATCAGTTGGCAGCGGT comes from Cupriavidus sp. P-10 and encodes:
- the livG gene encoding high-affinity branched-chain amino acid ABC transporter ATP-binding protein LivG; translation: MTAIASSELLTVSGLQMRFGGLMAVNGIDFQVRRNEVFAIIGPNGAGKTTVFNCVGGFYKPTGGDVILDGHRIAGLPSHLVARKGLVRTFQNIRLFKRLTVVENLMVAQHLQVKTGLLHGLLATPAYRRAEREALVRAAQWLDRMELTEVANREAGTLSYGHQRRLEIARCMITKPRLLLLDEPAAGLNPQEKLELQHLIKRLRHEFGISVLLIEHDMGLVMGVSDRILVMEHGRPIVTARPEEVRNDPRVIKAYLGEE
- a CDS encoding NADPH:quinone oxidoreductase family protein; amino-acid sequence: MKAVVIRQFSEDPRIHRVEEVTDPVVGPDDVLISVKAASINFPDLLVMSGKYQVLPEPPFIPGKDAAGIVEAVGANVSSLKSGDHVVAQVENGCFASRLSVPQASAHKIPTEMPFVDAAAMGLVYQTAFFALTDRGGFRKGETVLISGAAGGVGLAAVQIAKGLGAKVLAGVTSEAQAEAVRQSGADEVIDLSVPNLPESVRAQVHRATDGKGADVFLDPVGGDVFDACIRQLARRGRAVIIGFAAGKIPVIKGSYLLLKNISVAGMQWTDYPMHSPELVAEAQAKLNQLYQQGFVRPRVMQTFPLESFADAAARLASRGVIGKLVLTIR
- a CDS encoding ABC transporter ATP-binding protein, with amino-acid sequence MLKLEKIHTHYGAIEALSGVSIEVKKGEIVTLIGSNGAGKTTLMMTVCGSPRASSGRVLFEGRDITNRNTHDIMRMGMAISPEGRRVFPSLTVVDNLKMGGFFADRHEIEAGIEHVFKLFPRLRERSAQRAGTMSGGEQQMLAIGRALMSRPRLLLLDEPTLGLAPLVIAQIFDIIRTIREEGVTVFLVEQNANKALQVADRGYVLETGRVVLADTGRNLLTNDRIKQAYLGG
- the livH gene encoding high-affinity branched-chain amino acid ABC transporter permease LivH, whose translation is MSDFLPQFTQQLVNGLTLGSIYALIAIGYTMVYGIIGMINFAHGEIYMIGAYLGLVTLTAIGTQAGYPLPLVLGAALLVSVVVTGTYGFVVERVAYRPLRGGPRLVPLISAIGMSIFLQNYMQIAQGARDVSVPVLVSGALELDMGGDFTVTVPYARLLIVGVTVALMILLTLFIARSRTGRACRACAEDMRMANLLGIDTNKVISFTFVLGAILAAVGGVLIGLTIGKLNPFIGFIAGIKAFTAAVLGGIGSIPGAMLGGIVLGLAETFATGYMPAEYKDVVAFSLLVLVLLFRPTGLLGKPDVEKV
- a CDS encoding high-affinity branched-chain amino acid ABC transporter permease LivM; its protein translation is MTQAIAMKASPFPAVLKDAAIAALLTAVLTIPALGLQLKLDGYKMVLEPHWRPVWIAVIVVFLFQLCKPMLAGARGVVRLPAIPMPGPHQQRVAIWFLLLAGFAWSFFGSRGALDIATLALIYVILGLGLNIVVGFAGLLDLGYVGFYAVGGYTYALLNQYFGLSFWECLPIAAAMSATFGFLLGFPVLRLRGDYLAIVTLGFGEIIRLLLNNLTSVTGGPDGISGIPKPTAFGFEIARAAKTAGAQTFHELLGLTYRGDHMVLFLYLLALLLVGFTLFVTSRLIRMPMGRAWEALREDEIACRSLGLSPTRVKLSAFTLGASFAGIGGAFFAARQGLVNPESFTFIESALILAVVVLGGMGSQLGVALAAILLTVLPELTREFAEYRMLIFGLVMILMMIWRPQGLLPTSRPHLELPR
- a CDS encoding branched-chain amino acid aminotransferase; protein product: MGNDADLKVSIERSLSPTAPEVRAKLLENPAFGRQFSDHMATARYSAERGWHDAKIEPRGGFNFDPASLVFHYAQEIFEGMKAYRQPDGSVALFRPDANARRFRNSANRLAMAPLPESLFLESVRELVRIDRDWIPAADGAALYLRPFMIATEVLVGMKPSAEYLYCAIASPVGSYFKAGSSAVTVWVSEDFTRAGPGGTGDAKCGGNYAASLAAQAEAARQGCDQVVFLDAVDRCWVEELGAMNIFFVFNDGSIQTPPLTGTILPGITRESLMVLAGDMGMTVREEPYAIDQWQADAQSGRLTEAFACGTAAVVTPIGTVKGRQHNFTVGDGDVGPVASRLKSALLDIQQGRAPDTHGWMERIG
- a CDS encoding LysR family transcriptional regulator, with protein sequence MAVADPSSPYNWSLGELHAFCLICESRNLSQVALRLDMSQSAVSLMVRRWRDVVGDPLFVRSRYGVAPTDTALALYKRIQPLLEGLRQALVQPTGFDPARSTRVFKLHMSDIGQLVFLPELHGHLNRKAPGVRLAIQSLRWEEVENGLASGAVDIAMGSLPMIKGRVHARTVRKDRFFTIMRREHHMAQRKLDLAKFAEAEHLVIDAASSGHALVEGVLRSKGVFRRIGLSVPHYLAAESLLTKSDYLLTLPEGGLSIIQHLDRFHVTPTPLQLPTFDIRVHWHERSRSDAGIQWLRDSIMELFSKG
- a CDS encoding HIT family protein translates to MGATIFTRIIQREIPAAIVYEDDLTIAFMDAGQVNPGHVIVATKAQVETILDLDDETAGALFRTATRIARAVEAAFHPDGITVLQTNKPAGWQTVPHVHLHVLPRQHGDGVTLGWPRKEPSLTELQSLASRLTGFV